One region of Streptomyces leeuwenhoekii genomic DNA includes:
- a CDS encoding YfhO family protein, with translation MDRSTLRGRPRPAAALLAAAITVTVFCAADAVARSHPFGPRTRAVNDLGNQYVPFHAHLWDLLHGRSDGGLLVNWQSGFGSSFLPDLGTYLSSPFALLVAVFPRDEIDLAVYAVTVLKTACAGAAMAWLLLGLRPGRWWAAGLLGAAYALCGWSLADASYNPMWLDGLIALPLLCLVGEWTLAGRRRVLGVLIVALAWIANFYTAYMATIGAGLILLLRLWLTGLPRRRALTAAGRATVTVALGVGLAAPLVTVVYFGTRHAYPGRVTHFAPVAAQDLLARLLPTTYGFGSPALFVGTTALLLALALPFHRAAPVRVRAGWTLLVAAVALSMQWTPTHLAWHAFTTPNGSPYRQTFVLCALLVIAAWHTLSYGVPGRRALAAAGALLALIAAVASRSGLVHSYAWPVLLLAVAGALGGLLLLRRAEAVRPAAPSGPDAGSGPTAGQGPGAGGGPGGGGRAAEPGAAAGGAAVRRRAALTGLAVALLVGAQLGETTAASAVATRLRLNHMDDYAPWGDRQQRQAEAVSRADGWPAYRTDPGREQTVGNDPMMVGGQGAQYYSSLTADVFSRTLTALGGGWTSRGRNVQSLDNAVTDAVFSVGARVHSPPDQHQRWNPRDRGPVTVSRQDVPPLVTVRPSAAPTARTGVSAFGPSPYRNQELLLGTRVYTVPPLTVRTGDGGQPDRAAGDRAGAVVEAPRTKAPAAHRPTVAAQCPAGSEVYLWAPHFSGTARLTGTPARPLTGRFTSDATKIAAMQRLGTAPPSGRVRIELSPTRTGTVPDGAVGCLDTARLHTAVQRLKATGAGEVSVSDGAVRARLPAGSKGTAVLAVPRIAGWRCAAGGAPAAPAQTYHGLIAVPLDGSATSVTCTFHPPGLRLGAAVGGVSLLTLVLLGTVTAVRGRRAAHRPAPRTATRPRERTTSAL, from the coding sequence ATGGATCGCTCAACTTTGCGGGGCAGACCGCGGCCGGCCGCCGCACTGCTCGCCGCGGCCATCACCGTCACCGTGTTCTGCGCGGCCGACGCCGTCGCCCGCAGCCATCCCTTCGGCCCGCGCACCCGCGCGGTCAACGATCTGGGCAACCAGTACGTGCCGTTCCACGCCCACCTGTGGGACCTGCTGCACGGCCGGTCCGACGGCGGCCTGCTCGTCAACTGGCAGTCCGGGTTCGGCTCCAGCTTCCTGCCCGACCTCGGGACATATCTGAGCAGCCCGTTCGCCCTGCTCGTGGCGGTGTTCCCGAGGGACGAGATCGACCTCGCCGTCTATGCGGTCACCGTCCTGAAGACGGCGTGCGCCGGGGCCGCCATGGCCTGGCTGCTGCTCGGGCTGCGCCCCGGCCGCTGGTGGGCGGCAGGGCTGTTGGGCGCCGCCTACGCGCTGTGCGGCTGGTCGCTCGCCGACGCCTCGTACAACCCGATGTGGCTCGACGGCCTGATCGCCCTGCCCCTGCTGTGCCTGGTCGGCGAATGGACACTCGCCGGACGACGCCGGGTGCTCGGCGTGCTGATCGTGGCGCTCGCCTGGATCGCCAACTTCTACACCGCGTACATGGCCACCATCGGCGCCGGCCTCATCCTGCTGCTGCGGCTGTGGCTGACCGGTCTCCCGCGCCGCCGGGCGCTGACGGCGGCCGGCCGGGCCACGGTCACCGTCGCCCTGGGAGTCGGCCTGGCCGCACCGCTGGTCACGGTCGTCTACTTCGGCACCCGGCACGCCTACCCGGGCCGGGTCACGCACTTCGCGCCGGTCGCCGCGCAGGACCTGCTGGCCCGGCTGCTGCCGACGACGTACGGATTCGGCAGCCCGGCGCTGTTCGTCGGCACCACCGCGCTGCTGCTGGCCCTCGCCCTGCCCTTCCACCGGGCGGCTCCCGTACGGGTGCGCGCCGGGTGGACCCTGCTGGTGGCCGCCGTCGCGCTGTCGATGCAGTGGACGCCGACCCATCTGGCCTGGCACGCCTTCACCACCCCCAACGGCAGCCCCTACCGCCAGACGTTCGTGCTGTGCGCGCTGCTGGTGATCGCGGCCTGGCACACGCTGTCCTACGGCGTGCCCGGCCGGCGCGCGCTGGCCGCGGCCGGCGCGCTGCTCGCCCTCATCGCCGCCGTCGCGAGCCGGAGCGGCCTGGTGCACTCCTACGCCTGGCCGGTGCTGCTCCTGGCCGTCGCCGGAGCGCTCGGGGGACTGCTCCTGCTGCGCCGCGCGGAAGCCGTCCGGCCCGCCGCGCCCTCAGGCCCCGACGCCGGGAGCGGTCCCACCGCAGGGCAGGGTCCCGGCGCCGGGGGCGGCCCGGGCGGGGGCGGCCGCGCCGCCGAGCCGGGCGCGGCAGCCGGCGGTGCGGCCGTGCGCCGCCGCGCCGCGCTCACCGGGCTCGCTGTCGCCCTCCTGGTCGGCGCCCAGCTCGGCGAAACCACCGCCGCCTCCGCCGTGGCCACCCGGCTGCGGCTGAACCACATGGACGACTACGCGCCCTGGGGGGACCGGCAGCAGCGTCAGGCGGAGGCCGTGTCCAGGGCCGACGGCTGGCCCGCCTACCGCACCGACCCCGGCCGGGAGCAGACCGTGGGCAACGACCCGATGATGGTGGGCGGCCAGGGCGCCCAGTACTACAGCAGCCTCACCGCGGACGTGTTCAGCCGTACCCTCACCGCCCTCGGCGGCGGCTGGACCTCGCGCGGCCGGAACGTGCAGAGCCTGGACAACGCCGTCACCGACGCGGTCTTCTCCGTGGGCGCCCGGGTGCACTCACCGCCGGACCAGCACCAGAGGTGGAACCCCCGCGACCGCGGCCCGGTGACCGTGTCCCGGCAGGACGTGCCGCCCCTGGTCACCGTCCGGCCGTCCGCCGCGCCCACCGCCCGCACCGGCGTCTCGGCCTTCGGGCCGTCGCCCTACCGCAACCAGGAGCTGCTGCTGGGCACCCGCGTCTACACCGTGCCCCCGCTGACCGTACGCACCGGGGACGGCGGGCAGCCCGACCGGGCGGCCGGCGACCGGGCGGGCGCGGTGGTCGAGGCCCCCCGCACGAAGGCCCCCGCCGCACACCGGCCGACGGTCGCGGCCCAGTGCCCGGCCGGCAGCGAGGTCTACCTCTGGGCGCCGCACTTCTCGGGCACCGCCCGCCTCACCGGCACCCCGGCCCGCCCGCTGACCGGCCGGTTCACCTCCGACGCCACCAAGATCGCCGCGATGCAGCGGCTCGGCACGGCCCCGCCCTCCGGCCGGGTACGGATCGAGCTGTCGCCCACCCGGACCGGCACCGTCCCGGACGGCGCGGTCGGCTGCCTGGACACCGCGCGCCTGCACACCGCCGTCCAGCGGCTCAAGGCGACGGGCGCCGGCGAGGTGTCCGTCTCCGACGGCGCCGTCCGGGCCCGGCTCCCGGCCGGCAGCAAGGGCACCGCCGTGCTCGCCGTCCCCCGGATCGCCGGCTGGCGCTGCGCCGCGGGCGGGGCCCCGGCCGCGCCCGCCCAGACGTACCACGGGCTGATCGCCGTCCCCCTGGACGGCTCCGCGACCAGCGTCACCTGCACCTTCCACCCGCCCGGCCTGCGGCTGGGCGCGGCCGTCGGGGGCGTCTCGCTCCTGACCCTCGTCCTGCTCGGCACCGTCACCGCCGTCCGCGGACGGCGGGCCGCACACCGTCCCGCGCCCCGCACCGCCACCCGACCGCGTGAGCGCACCACCAGCGCCCTCTGA
- a CDS encoding FdhF/YdeP family oxidoreductase, with amino-acid sequence MRNPTGEEPETPLSVTPPKKWAAGVPAVVHALEYSLEQTSPRKTGVDLLAMNQVGGIDCPGCAWADPAPGRRHRNEYCENGAKHINDEATTRRITADFFREHSVCDLAARSDKWLNQQGRLTEPMIKRPGSEHYEPIGWNDALGVLARELKALASPDEAVFYTSGRASNEAAFVLQLFARAFGTNNLPDCSNMCHESSGFALSETLGTGKGTVSLDDLHHADLIFLVGQNPGSNHPRQLSALEEAKRGGARIVAVNPLPEAGLRRFKNPQKPRGIVGRGTQIADRFLHIKPGGDLALFQALNRLLLEAEDARPGTVLDHDFIDAHTTGFEEFARHARTVDWDDVRTATGLTREEIEKVRDEVLSSERVIVCWAMGITQHKHGVPTIREIVNFLMLRGNLGRAGTGACPVRGHSNVQGDRTMGIWEQMPDTFLDALRQEFGFDPPRAHGLDSVNSIKAMREGRVKVFLALAGNFVRAAPDSEVTEEAMRSCRLTAHISTKLNRSHTVCGDTALILPTLGRTERDVQAGGEQFVTVENSMSEVHTSQGRLEPASALLLSEVAILCRLARRTLDGKADIPWEEFEGDYGTIRDRISRIVPGFHDFNARVARPGGFQLPNPVNEGVFNTKAGKALFTCNERVVPRAPEGHLLLQTMRSHDQWNTVPYTDNDRYRGIHGSRHVVLVNPADLTELGLAQGDRVDLVSVWADGSERRAENFEVVSYPAAKGSAAAYYPETNVLVPLDSVADISNQPTSKGLVVRLEPALGRTRPTPA; translated from the coding sequence ATGCGGAATCCGACCGGCGAGGAGCCGGAGACCCCCCTCTCCGTGACACCGCCGAAGAAGTGGGCGGCCGGAGTCCCCGCGGTCGTGCACGCGCTGGAGTACTCCCTGGAGCAGACCTCCCCGCGCAAGACCGGGGTGGACCTGCTGGCCATGAACCAGGTGGGCGGGATCGACTGCCCCGGCTGCGCGTGGGCGGACCCCGCCCCGGGCCGGCGCCATCGCAACGAGTACTGCGAGAACGGTGCCAAGCACATCAACGACGAGGCCACCACGCGCCGGATCACCGCCGACTTCTTCCGGGAGCACAGCGTCTGCGATCTCGCCGCCCGCTCCGACAAGTGGCTCAACCAGCAGGGGCGGCTCACCGAGCCGATGATCAAGCGGCCCGGCTCCGAGCACTACGAGCCCATCGGCTGGAACGACGCCCTGGGCGTCCTCGCGCGGGAGCTGAAGGCGCTGGCCTCTCCCGACGAGGCCGTCTTCTACACCTCCGGCCGGGCCAGCAACGAGGCCGCCTTCGTCCTGCAGCTCTTCGCCCGCGCGTTCGGCACCAACAACCTGCCCGACTGCAGCAACATGTGCCACGAGTCCAGCGGCTTCGCCCTGAGCGAGACCCTGGGCACCGGCAAGGGCACGGTCAGCCTCGACGACCTCCACCACGCCGACCTGATCTTCCTGGTGGGGCAGAACCCGGGCTCCAACCATCCGCGCCAGCTCTCCGCCCTGGAGGAGGCCAAGCGGGGCGGCGCCCGGATCGTGGCGGTCAACCCGCTGCCGGAGGCCGGGCTGCGGCGCTTCAAGAACCCCCAGAAGCCGCGCGGGATCGTCGGACGCGGCACCCAGATCGCCGACCGCTTCCTGCACATCAAGCCCGGCGGCGACCTCGCCCTGTTCCAGGCCCTCAACCGCCTGCTGCTGGAGGCCGAGGACGCCCGGCCCGGCACCGTCCTGGACCATGACTTCATCGACGCCCACACCACCGGCTTCGAGGAGTTCGCCCGGCACGCCCGCACCGTCGACTGGGACGACGTGCGCACGGCGACGGGACTGACCCGCGAGGAGATCGAGAAGGTCCGCGACGAGGTCCTGAGCAGCGAACGCGTCATCGTCTGCTGGGCGATGGGCATCACCCAGCACAAGCACGGCGTGCCCACCATCCGGGAGATCGTCAATTTCCTGATGCTGCGCGGCAACCTGGGGCGGGCCGGCACCGGTGCCTGCCCGGTGCGCGGCCACAGCAACGTGCAGGGCGACCGCACCATGGGCATCTGGGAGCAGATGCCGGACACCTTCCTCGACGCCCTGCGGCAGGAGTTCGGCTTCGATCCGCCGCGGGCGCACGGCCTGGACTCGGTGAACTCGATCAAGGCGATGCGCGAGGGCCGCGTCAAGGTCTTCCTCGCCCTGGCGGGCAACTTCGTCCGCGCCGCTCCCGACAGCGAGGTCACCGAGGAGGCGATGCGCTCGTGCCGGCTGACCGCCCACATCTCCACCAAGCTCAACCGCTCGCACACCGTCTGCGGCGACACCGCGCTGATCCTGCCGACCCTGGGGCGCACCGAGCGTGACGTCCAGGCCGGCGGCGAGCAGTTCGTCACCGTCGAGAACTCCATGAGCGAGGTGCACACCTCCCAGGGCCGTCTCGAGCCGGCCTCTGCGCTGCTGCTCAGCGAAGTCGCCATCCTGTGCCGGCTCGCCCGCCGCACCCTGGACGGCAAGGCGGACATCCCGTGGGAGGAGTTCGAGGGCGACTACGGCACCATCCGCGACCGCATCTCCCGGATCGTGCCGGGCTTCCACGACTTCAACGCACGCGTGGCCCGCCCGGGGGGCTTCCAGCTGCCCAACCCGGTCAACGAGGGCGTCTTCAACACCAAGGCCGGCAAAGCCCTGTTCACCTGCAACGAGCGGGTGGTGCCCCGGGCGCCCGAGGGTCACCTGCTGCTGCAGACGATGCGCTCGCACGACCAGTGGAACACCGTCCCCTACACCGACAACGACCGCTACCGCGGCATCCACGGCAGCCGCCACGTCGTGCTCGTCAACCCGGCCGACCTGACCGAGCTCGGTCTCGCGCAGGGTGATCGCGTCGACCTGGTGAGCGTCTGGGCGGACGGCTCCGAGCGCCGGGCGGAGAACTTCGAGGTCGTGTCCTACCCGGCCGCCAAGGGCTCGGCCGCCGCCTACTACCCGGAGACGAACGTCCTGGTGCCGCTGGACAGCGTCGCCGACATCAGCAACCAGCCCACCTCGAAGGGCCTCGTCGTCCGCCTCGAACCCGCGCTCGGCCGGACACGGCCCACACCCGCCTGA
- the fabG gene encoding 3-oxoacyl-ACP reductase FabG — MTFTRWEDRSVIVTGGTRGIGLGIAELFARQGAGVLLTGRDEEAARKVADGLARATGGRVAGMGVDVRRPGEIEEMAAEAERRYGGIDVLCANAGIFPERPLRELTAEDVDEVLDVNLRGSILSVRACLPAMERAGRGRIVLTSSITGPTTGYTGWSHYGASKAGQLGFLRGAALELAPYGITVNAVLPGNVRTEGLTDLGPDYLRRMTASIPLGRLGETADIAHAVLFLASDEASFVTGQTLTVDGGQTLPESLDAFAAPTNP, encoded by the coding sequence ATGACGTTCACTCGCTGGGAGGACCGGTCCGTCATCGTGACCGGAGGTACGCGGGGGATCGGGCTCGGTATCGCCGAACTCTTCGCCCGGCAGGGCGCCGGCGTGTTGCTCACGGGCCGGGACGAGGAGGCGGCCCGCAAGGTGGCGGACGGCCTCGCCCGGGCCACGGGCGGGCGGGTCGCGGGCATGGGCGTGGACGTGCGGCGGCCCGGAGAGATCGAGGAGATGGCAGCCGAGGCCGAACGGCGGTACGGCGGGATCGATGTGCTCTGCGCCAACGCCGGGATCTTCCCGGAACGTCCGCTGCGCGAGCTGACCGCCGAGGACGTGGACGAGGTCCTGGACGTCAACCTCCGGGGCTCCATCCTGTCGGTGCGGGCCTGTCTGCCCGCGATGGAACGGGCCGGCCGCGGCCGGATCGTTCTGACCTCCTCGATCACCGGCCCGACCACTGGCTACACGGGGTGGTCCCACTACGGGGCCAGCAAGGCGGGCCAGCTGGGTTTCCTGCGCGGCGCGGCCCTGGAGCTGGCGCCGTACGGCATCACGGTCAATGCCGTCCTGCCCGGAAACGTCCGCACCGAAGGGCTGACCGACCTCGGGCCGGACTACCTGCGCCGGATGACCGCCTCCATCCCGCTGGGACGGCTCGGTGAGACCGCCGACATCGCACACGCCGTGCTCTTCCTCGCCTCCGACGAAGCCTCCTTCGTCACCGGCCAGACCCTCACCGTCGACGGCGGCCAGACCCTCCCCGAGTCCCTGGACGCCTTCGCTGCCCCCACCAACCCCTGA
- a CDS encoding SRPBCC family protein, with the protein MALEDDARQAVPGTPGMRADGGGATRRRPLRERHVEETVEVAVPVRTAYNQWTQFKTFPRFSTVVRGVEQIRPTVTAWTIGYGPLRHRFAVEIVEQDPDAYLAWRGLEQNPSHQGEVEFRPTGSGGTAITVRMLLEPRGAAGILTHSSRAVRLTARLVRGELVNFKGFIEGLGQEGGAWRGTIRNGRVQHDRPEPPRSRVAQWPVG; encoded by the coding sequence ATGGCGCTCGAAGACGACGCCCGGCAGGCCGTGCCGGGCACGCCGGGGATGCGCGCTGACGGTGGCGGTGCCACGCGCCGCCGTCCGCTGCGGGAGCGGCACGTCGAGGAGACGGTCGAGGTCGCGGTGCCGGTGCGGACGGCGTACAACCAGTGGACGCAGTTCAAGACCTTCCCGCGCTTTTCGACCGTGGTGCGCGGCGTCGAGCAGATCAGGCCCACCGTGACCGCCTGGACCATCGGCTACGGACCGCTGCGTCACCGCTTCGCGGTCGAGATCGTGGAGCAGGACCCCGACGCCTACCTGGCCTGGCGCGGTCTGGAGCAGAACCCCTCCCACCAGGGCGAGGTCGAGTTCAGGCCGACGGGGTCCGGCGGCACCGCGATCACCGTCCGGATGCTCCTGGAACCGCGGGGGGCCGCGGGGATCCTCACCCATTCTTCCCGGGCCGTCCGGCTGACCGCCCGGCTGGTGCGCGGCGAACTGGTGAACTTCAAGGGGTTCATCGAGGGGCTGGGGCAGGAGGGCGGGGCCTGGCGCGGGACCATCCGCAACGGCCGCGTGCAGCACGACCGCCCGGAACCGCCCAGGAGCCGCGTGGCCCAGTGGCCCGTCGGCTGA
- a CDS encoding ZIP family metal transporter, translated as MTEVVQAGLWGLVAGSALLLGAVAGYGLRVPQKVIATVMAFGAGVLLSAVSFELVGEAYEQGGLTPAAVGTLAGAVAYTAGNMWLARRGARHRKHSGHRQDRAQPSEGQQSGSGLALAFGALLDGVPESAVIGVSLLDGGAVSLVTVAAVFISNVPEGLSSSAGMKKAGRGKAYVFGVWGAIAAASTLSAVLGYTVVGGFSPAVIAAVTAVAAGAILAMIADTMIPEAFEDAHLAIGLVTVSGFLVSFALSHA; from the coding sequence ATGACAGAGGTGGTTCAGGCGGGCCTGTGGGGGCTCGTAGCAGGTTCGGCGCTGCTCCTGGGGGCGGTGGCGGGGTACGGGCTGCGGGTGCCGCAGAAGGTGATCGCGACGGTGATGGCCTTCGGGGCCGGGGTGCTGCTGTCGGCGGTCAGCTTCGAGCTGGTCGGGGAGGCGTACGAGCAGGGAGGGCTGACCCCCGCGGCGGTCGGCACGCTGGCCGGCGCCGTGGCCTACACCGCGGGCAACATGTGGCTGGCCCGCCGCGGCGCCCGGCACCGCAAGCACTCCGGTCACCGGCAGGACCGGGCGCAGCCTTCCGAGGGGCAGCAGAGCGGTTCGGGTCTCGCGCTGGCTTTCGGGGCGCTGCTCGACGGCGTTCCGGAGTCGGCGGTCATCGGTGTGAGCCTGCTCGACGGCGGAGCGGTGAGCCTGGTGACCGTGGCGGCGGTGTTCATCAGCAACGTTCCCGAAGGGCTGTCCAGTTCGGCGGGGATGAAGAAGGCGGGCCGCGGCAAGGCGTACGTCTTCGGGGTGTGGGGGGCCATCGCCGCGGCGAGCACCCTGTCGGCAGTCCTCGGCTACACCGTGGTCGGCGGGTTCTCCCCGGCGGTGATCGCCGCCGTGACCGCGGTGGCCGCCGGAGCGATCCTCGCGATGATCGCCGACACGATGATCCCCGAGGCGTTCGAGGACGCTCATCTGGCCATCGGGCTGGTCACGGTGAGCGGTTTCCTGGTCTCCTTCGCGCTCTCCCACGCCTGA
- a CDS encoding alpha/beta hydrolase family protein: MQLFARRPASGATSGAPGPRSHRRRRYGALTAGLAAIAGLTTTLSPSAGAAENPYERGPAPTTASIEASRGPYAVSQASVSSLSVTGFGGGTIYYPTSTADGTFGAVAISPGYTARQSSIAWLGPRLASQGFVVFTIDTNTTSDQPASRGRQLLAALDYLTERSSVRTRIDATRLGVMGHSMGGGGALEAAKSRPSLQAAIPLTAWNLDKTWPEIETPTLVVGADGDSIAPVSSHSEPFYQSLPSSLDRAYLELNNASHFTPNSSNTTIAKYSISWLKRFIDNDTRYEQFLCPLPRPSLTIEEYRGNCPHTS, encoded by the coding sequence GTGCAGCTCTTCGCCCGCCGACCTGCGTCCGGTGCCACTTCCGGCGCGCCCGGTCCCCGCAGCCACCGCCGACGCCGTTATGGCGCGCTGACCGCCGGCCTGGCCGCCATCGCGGGACTGACCACCACACTCTCCCCGAGCGCCGGCGCCGCGGAGAACCCCTACGAGCGCGGACCTGCCCCGACCACCGCGAGCATAGAAGCCTCACGCGGTCCGTACGCCGTCTCCCAGGCCTCCGTCTCCTCGCTGTCCGTCACCGGCTTCGGCGGTGGCACGATCTACTACCCCACAAGCACCGCCGACGGCACCTTCGGCGCCGTGGCGATCTCCCCCGGGTACACCGCACGGCAGTCCTCCATCGCCTGGCTCGGGCCACGACTGGCCTCCCAGGGCTTCGTCGTCTTCACCATCGACACCAACACCACCTCCGACCAGCCCGCCAGCCGCGGTCGCCAGCTCCTGGCCGCGCTGGACTACCTCACCGAGCGCAGCAGCGTCCGCACCCGCATCGACGCCACCCGCCTCGGCGTGATGGGCCACTCCATGGGCGGCGGCGGCGCACTGGAGGCAGCCAAGAGCCGGCCGTCCCTGCAGGCGGCGATTCCGTTGACCGCATGGAACCTCGACAAGACCTGGCCCGAGATCGAAACCCCGACGCTGGTCGTCGGAGCGGACGGCGACTCCATCGCCCCGGTGTCCTCGCACTCCGAGCCGTTCTACCAGAGCCTGCCGAGCTCACTCGACCGGGCTTACCTGGAATTGAACAACGCCTCCCACTTCACACCGAACAGCTCGAACACCACGATCGCGAAGTACAGCATCAGCTGGCTGAAGCGGTTCATCGACAATGACACCCGCTACGAGCAGTTCCTGTGCCCGCTGCCGCGGCCGAGCCTGACCATCGAGGAGTACCGCGGCAACTGTCCGCACACCTCCTGA
- a CDS encoding VOC family protein, giving the protein MPTRLVQINMKAQDDSVLGRFWAEALGWGIESEAPGVTNLEPVGFAYPDPTAVCIDLVARPEPKTVKNRVHIDLATTSTAHQAELVARLQDLGATLADVGQGDVPWTVMADPEGNEFCVLEPRPIYRDTGPIAAVVVDCADPRAMARFWGEAMDWTLHEVTDSHATMRSAEGVGPYLEFVRTPDTKSVWNRVHLDVCPYPGDDLAAEAARLRALGATDPGIDQSAISWTVLADPEGNEFCLLSPR; this is encoded by the coding sequence ATGCCAACAAGACTCGTGCAGATCAATATGAAGGCCCAGGACGACTCCGTGCTCGGCCGGTTCTGGGCGGAGGCACTCGGCTGGGGTATCGAGAGCGAGGCGCCCGGCGTCACCAACCTCGAGCCCGTGGGCTTCGCCTACCCCGACCCCACCGCCGTCTGCATCGACCTCGTCGCCCGACCGGAACCGAAAACGGTGAAGAACCGGGTGCACATCGATCTGGCCACCACCTCGACCGCCCATCAGGCGGAGTTGGTCGCGCGCCTGCAGGACCTCGGTGCGACGCTCGCCGACGTGGGTCAGGGCGATGTCCCCTGGACGGTCATGGCAGACCCGGAGGGCAACGAGTTCTGCGTCCTGGAGCCCCGCCCGATCTACCGGGACACCGGGCCGATCGCCGCCGTGGTGGTCGACTGCGCCGACCCGCGGGCGATGGCCCGGTTCTGGGGCGAGGCGATGGACTGGACGCTGCACGAGGTCACCGACAGCCACGCGACCATGCGCTCCGCCGAGGGCGTCGGCCCCTACCTGGAGTTCGTGCGCACCCCCGACACCAAGAGCGTGTGGAACCGCGTCCACCTCGACGTCTGCCCCTACCCCGGTGACGACCTGGCGGCAGAGGCAGCCCGGCTGCGTGCCCTGGGCGCCACCGACCCCGGTATCGACCAGTCCGCGATCTCCTGGACGGTTCTGGCCGACCCGGAGGGCAACGAGTTCTGCCTCCTCAGCCCTCGCTGA
- a CDS encoding glycosyltransferase family 2 protein produces the protein MLISIVAPCYNEEDVVERFHAAVQKVADDLLPLGHDMEFVYVDDGSRDRTLTVLEQLADRDPRVRYVSFSRNFGKEAALLAGLRHASGDSVVVMDADLQHPPELIGRMVELRGQGYDQVLARRSRRGDRLTRTLTARLYYRLVNRLVDVELVDGVGDFRLLSRRVVDAVLALTEYNRFSKGLFAWVGFPSTTFEYENALREHGRSSWTLKSLLNYGLDGLLSFNNRPLRAALHLGMVLVTCAGLYTAWIVGAALVNGVETPGYVTIITAVTALAGVQMVMLGVIGEYTGRIYYEVKGRPHFLVKATNVERTKDLIP, from the coding sequence ATGCTCATCTCGATCGTCGCCCCCTGCTACAACGAGGAAGACGTCGTCGAACGCTTCCACGCCGCCGTGCAGAAGGTTGCCGACGACCTGCTGCCGCTCGGCCACGACATGGAGTTCGTCTACGTCGACGACGGCAGCCGCGACCGGACGCTCACCGTCCTGGAACAGCTCGCCGACCGCGACCCGCGCGTCCGCTATGTCTCCTTCAGCCGCAACTTCGGCAAGGAGGCCGCCCTCCTCGCCGGTCTGCGCCACGCCTCCGGCGACTCGGTGGTGGTCATGGACGCCGACCTCCAGCACCCGCCGGAGCTGATCGGGCGCATGGTCGAGCTGCGCGGCCAGGGCTACGACCAGGTCCTCGCCCGGCGCAGCCGGCGCGGCGACCGGCTCACCCGCACCCTCACCGCCCGCCTGTACTACCGGCTGGTCAACCGGCTCGTCGACGTCGAACTCGTCGACGGCGTGGGCGACTTCCGGCTGCTGTCACGGCGTGTGGTGGACGCGGTGCTGGCCCTGACCGAGTACAACCGCTTCTCCAAGGGCCTGTTCGCGTGGGTCGGGTTCCCCAGCACCACATTCGAGTACGAGAACGCCTTACGCGAGCACGGCCGCAGTTCCTGGACCCTGAAGTCCCTGCTCAACTACGGGCTCGACGGGCTGCTGTCGTTCAACAACAGGCCGCTGCGCGCCGCCCTCCACCTCGGCATGGTCCTGGTGACGTGTGCCGGGCTCTACACGGCGTGGATCGTGGGCGCCGCGCTCGTCAACGGCGTGGAGACACCCGGGTATGTCACCATCATCACCGCCGTCACCGCGCTGGCGGGGGTGCAGATGGTGATGCTGGGCGTCATCGGGGAGTACACCGGCCGGATCTACTACGAGGTCAAGGGACGCCCGCATTTCCTGGTGAAGGCGACCAACGTGGAACGGACGAAAGACCTCATTCCCTGA
- a CDS encoding L,D-transpeptidase family protein, whose amino-acid sequence MGDTRRRGAVALGVTALVAPLTLALGSTPAHAASCTTQTGPYQKKVEKFLGRPVDGKQSTADCKAIRAFQTKHGIQPNIGYAGPVTWGVMDLMQKQKAVGKNPNKSGKCPVNKGRIACVNLTLQLSWIQDGKKLVYGPVPVRTGRDGHETRTGLKKVYWRNIDHHSSLYDVPMPYSQFFDGGQAFHSAGVSMWNPPGSHGCVNMTKTDAKKYWSLLKKGDDVYVYGRKPGT is encoded by the coding sequence ATGGGGGACACGCGCAGACGGGGAGCCGTCGCACTCGGGGTCACCGCACTGGTGGCACCGCTCACGCTCGCGCTCGGCAGCACGCCGGCCCACGCGGCGAGCTGCACCACGCAGACGGGCCCGTACCAGAAGAAGGTGGAGAAATTCCTCGGCCGCCCGGTCGACGGCAAGCAGTCCACCGCCGACTGCAAGGCGATCCGCGCCTTCCAGACCAAGCACGGCATCCAGCCCAACATCGGCTACGCGGGCCCCGTCACCTGGGGCGTGATGGACCTGATGCAGAAGCAGAAGGCCGTCGGGAAGAACCCGAACAAGTCGGGCAAGTGCCCGGTCAACAAGGGCCGGATCGCCTGTGTGAACCTCACCCTCCAGCTGAGCTGGATCCAGGACGGCAAGAAGCTGGTCTACGGGCCCGTGCCGGTGCGCACCGGCCGCGACGGCCATGAGACCCGCACCGGCCTGAAGAAGGTCTACTGGCGCAACATCGACCACCACTCGTCCCTCTATGACGTGCCGATGCCCTACAGCCAGTTCTTCGACGGCGGCCAGGCCTTCCACTCGGCCGGCGTCAGCATGTGGAACCCGCCGGGCTCGCACGGCTGCGTCAACATGACGAAGACCGACGCCAAGAAGTACTGGTCGCTGCTGAAGAAGGGCGACGACGTCTACGTGTACGGCCGCAAGCCGGGCACCTGA